The following proteins come from a genomic window of Sebastes fasciatus isolate fSebFas1 chromosome 6, fSebFas1.pri, whole genome shotgun sequence:
- the LOC141770120 gene encoding natterin-3-like yields YLCFLKVTLEETNLKWETFNGSIPDGAVSIYNGYEQRTDYVAKHGIEAGFFCPSLDSYCHYAYGDKEHLVSQFQILVNKDDFESLKWKNGSYGSVPANAVYTFPNDMYVGKNEYGLGKVHVKNEAFFYPWGGKEYWYKNYQVLTFNSDIISEHISDVKYKTDNLNIIKYPPENLKNSTVINKSDHPVTQTATLSEATEEEQRWDTSFSITAGVTTSITTGIPDIASATVGYSVETTLQFSKGTTHKKSTTHSVAVECKVPPHHSCKVNMVAHKYGADIPYTARLKRTYRNGDIKWTSITGTYKGVQVGEVLAVVEPCQSL; encoded by the coding sequence TATCTGTGCTTTCTCAAAGTGACCCTTGAAGAAACCAACCTGAAATGGGAGACCTTTAACGGCTCTATTCCCGACGGAGCCGTTTCAATCTACAACGGATACGAACAACGCACCGACTACGTTGCCAAACATGGGATTGAGGCCGGCTTCTTCTGCCCTTCCCTGGATTCTTACTGCCACTACGCCTATGGAGACAAAGAGCATCTTGTCTCCCAATTTCAGATCCTGGTGAACAAAGACGACTTTGAGTCTTTGAAGTGGAAGAATGGCTCCTACGGTTCAGTGCCTGCAAATGCAGTATACACCTTTCCCAATGACATGTATGTTGGGAAGAACGAGTATGGTCTTGGGAAGGTGCATGTTAAAAATGAGGCCTTCTTCTATCCCTGGGGAGGTAAAGAGTATTGGTACAAGAACTACCAGGTTCTGACCTTTAACTCAGATATAATCAGCGAGCACATTTCTGATGTCAAGTATAAAACTGATAATCTTAATATCATTAAGTATCCTCCAGAGAACTTGAAAAATTCTACAGTCATCAACAAAAGCGACCATCCAGTGACACAGACAGCCACCCTCTCAGAGGCAACAGAAGAAGAGCAAAGGTGGGACACCAGCTTTTCCATAACAGCGGGCGTCACGACTAGCATCACTACCGGAATCCCAGATATTGCCTCTGCAACTGTTGGGTATAGCGTGGAGACAACCCTCCAGTTCTCGAAGGGGACCACTCATAAAAAGTCAACCACCCACTCTGTTGCTGTTGAGTGCAAAGTCCCACCACACCACTCCTGCAAAGTCAATATGGTGGCGCATAAGTACGGGGCAGACATCCCTTACACTGCACGCCTCAAACGCACCTACAGGAACGGGGACATCAAGTGGACGTCCATCACCGGGACCTACAAAGGCGTCCAAGTGGGAGAAGTCTTGGCTGTGGTGGAGCCCTGTCAATCTCTGTAG
- the LOC141770119 gene encoding natterin-3-like, with the protein YLCFLKVTLEETNLKWETFNGSIPDGAVSIYNGYEQRTDYVAKHGIEAGFFCPSLDSYCHYAYGDKEHLVSQFQILVNKDDFESLKWKNGSYGSVPANAVYTFPNDMYVGKNEYGLGKVHVKNEAFFYPWGGKEYWYKNYQVLTFNSNIISEHISDVKYKTDNLNIIKYPPENLKNSTVINKSDHPVIQTATLSEATEEEQRWDTSFSITAGVTTSITTGIPDIASATVGYSVETTLQFSKGTTHKKSTTHSVAVECKVPPHHSCKVNMVAHKYGADIPYTARLKRTYRNGDIKWTSITGTYKGVQVGEVLAVVEPCQSL; encoded by the coding sequence TATCTGTGCTTTCTCAAAGTGACCCTTGAAGAAACCAACCTGAAATGGGAGACCTTTAACGGCTCTATTCCCGACGGAGCCGTTTCAATCTACAACGGATACGAACAACGCACCGACTACGTTGCCAAACATGGGATTGAGGCCGGCTTCTTCTGCCCTTCCCTGGATTCTTACTGCCACTACGCCTATGGAGACAAAGAGCATCTTGTCTCCCAATTTCAGATCCTGGTGAACAAAGACGACTTTGAGTCTTTGAAGTGGAAGAATGGCTCCTACGGTTCAGTGCCTGCAAATGCAGTATACACCTTTCCCAATGACATGTATGTTGGGAAGAACGAGTATGGTCTTGGGAAGGTGCATGTTAAAAATGAGGCCTTCTTCTATCCCTGGGGAGGTAAAGAGTATTGGTACAAGAACTACCAGGTTCTGACCTTTAACTCAAATATAATCAGCGAGCACATTTCTGATGTCAAGTATAAAACTGATAATCTTAATATCATTAAGTATCCTCCAGAGAACTTGAAAAATTCTACAGTCATCAACAAAAGCGACCATCCAGTGATACAGACAGCCACCCTCTCAGAGGCAACAGAAGAAGAGCAAAGGTGGGACACCAGCTTTTCCATAACAGCGGGCGTCACGACTAGCATCACTACCGGAATCCCAGATATTGCCTCTGCAACTGTTGGGTATAGCGTGGAGACAACCCTCCAGTTCTCGAAGGGGACCACTCATAAAAAGTCAACCACCCACTCTGTTGCTGTTGAGTGCAAAGTCCCACCACACCACTCCTGCAAAGTCAATATGGTGGCGCATAAGTACGGGGCAGACATCCCTTACACTGCACGCCTCAAACGCACCTACAGGAACGGGGACATCAAGTGGACGTCCATCACCGGGACCTACAAAGGCGTCCAAGTGGGAGAAGTCTTGGCTGTGGTGGAGCCCTGTCAATCTCTGTAG